The Dermacentor silvarum isolate Dsil-2018 chromosome 3, BIME_Dsil_1.4, whole genome shotgun sequence region GCCTTAGTGTCATATTTAAATCGGAAATCAGAAATAATATAACCAACCTCAGGAAATTAGCAGAACTAAGGAATAGGGTATTAGGCGATCCAACAAGGCATGGCGAGGAATGGATAGTACAGACACCTCGACTTAATCTTGGAAAAGAACGCCTTCACTGTACTCTTCCGTCTCTTCTCAATGGCTATGCTGTCAATAAGTTTGATTTGTTTTCCTGTTCGCGCGAATAACTTCATAGTATGTATTTAAATAACATGGCTTAGGTTCTCTTATGTGTACATATTGCTGTTTTGTGTATGGTTTGGTGATTCCTTGGCGTACTTATTTATGTTTCAAAATTCTACAAGTTGCAGTACTGCGCCGCTGCTGAACATTAGGTTTGTAGACTCGTCAAGCTGTCCTGGCGCAGCTTTTTTCTTCAACCCCTCCATCTGTACTGTAAGGtgggaaataaaataaaaatgaaaagaaaaccaTTGCTCTGAGTTTATTtaatttcacaatttatttattaaatattaTTTTATTGTGGACAAACATTTTACTTGTGGTGATTAAGGCTGGCGAAGTACTGCCCAGAACCCCAACGGAAGCGAGGGCTCTTCAACCATTTTTTGTTGTTGCACACTTATAAATATGGCGCTGCTAAGGGTTAGGTTGTCAATTGCACGCTTTATAAAGCTGTCTGTCTGTTCAAAATACGCATTTTGAGGGCTATAGGGTTTGAGTTAAAGACAAATGAAGACACCTTTCTAGGTGCAAATTGGATTGCAGGGTATAAAATTCTCTTTGGTAAATTTTATATTCTTAGACTCAACTTAGTTCAGTCTAAATGTTGCTTTTTGCTGTGGAACTTTACGATGATAGCTCACTATATGTTGCACGAAATGTTGGCATATAAAACTTTTTCAACTGTATTTAAGTTCGCATAATTATGATGTAGCCTTTTCATGGCACAAGAGGTTGAGTTGCGTAAGAAGACTGCCGCGCAGTCAAGTTTTTCCGTAGAGAAACATATTACGCCCATAAATAATTATGTTGCGCTTATGATTGACGCTGTGTAAGCAATGCATGAAAAAGCTCCATAAATTACTATGAATACGGTATATTCTCCGCGACATTCCTTGAGGTAGACGCTGCAGAATCATCTGCGTTCCAATGAAGAGCTTTCGCTCTCTACCTCTTTGAGGTAGACAACTTAGGTACCGTCGGAAGGGAGTCTCAAAAAAAGAGGTGCTGTGAATAAGGTTAGTGCCCAATAAAGTGAACAGGTTTTATGGCCGGTTGCTACACACTGCTAGTGGCGGATCTTCGTCTCCGCTAATGATCTAGAGGcaactttattgcgatagcatttatatggacactctaggcgaatttctgccgtcggcgtcgtcgtcgctgtgaggttccgtatgaagtccacggGCAATAAAGCCGTCGGCGCGCGATGTATAGccacgttcacaccgaaggcggAGCGGGCAAAGCGGGCAAGCGGGCAAGCGGAAAGAGGGCAAAACATACGATCCAGGCAGGTAAAGCGGGCGGAAACGAGGCGGCGAGCCCGATTTCTGACCGATTTTTTTCCCGCCCGCCAGAGCTCTCCGCTTTGCCGCCGCCAATCAGAATGCAGACGATGGTGGTGGTGTATCTCGGCGCGAGATCTGCGCGCGGGTGGACGACCGGtgccacgagatggcgacacATCCGCCGTGAAAGTGCTCGATGCTCCACCTCCTAGACGGCGTGGGCAGCCAGGCAAGCCGTCCGGTCTGAACAGGCCCGCGCGTTCGCCGCCTCGCCGCGCTGAAAATCCGCTTGGCCGCTTAGACGCTCCGCTTTCTGTAGTGTTATCGGTTATCTCGGATCTGACCAAGCACTCGTGTGCACATGCTCTGTGACGTCACTGAGGAAAAGGGATAAAAAGCGGCTGTCTAATAAACACGAGGCTTTTGGGTACGTGGCTACATCGGAGTGGCGTCAGTCTTTCGCCCGCATCAACGCTACGGCAGCGGAcacgacatggtgtcagaagtgggatcgaCCCCCCCAGCCTAGTTGCCTTGGCGGCGCTCAACCGGCATTCAGTCTGCGCGATGACGGCTCCGCCAGCGGCAGCCCCGCCACCGGCAGCTATCCCGCCACCGACACCCTTCAACTTCGACCGGACTTCCGAATGGCCAGAATGGATTATATGTCATTTGATGACTACCGCTACGCGTCGGGGCTCAACGACAGAACGGAGGATGCCCAGGTGCGAACGCTTTTGTACACCATGGGCAGGCAGGCCAGAAAAATTTTTCAGACATTCGGCCTTACCGAAGAGGAGTCTCGAAGCTACGAGAAAGTGAAGAAAAAGTTTGACGCCCATTTTGTGGCCACGAAGAATATAGTCTATGAAAGCGCAAATTTCCATCGCCGGAAGCAAGAACCCGGGGAAAGTGCGGACAACTATGTGACAGCCCTGCACGAACTTGCCGACCGTTGTGAATTTGCAGAATTCCGAGATCGGATGATCCGCGACAGATTTGTGGTCGGCCTCGAGGACGCACAGCTGTCGGAAACACTCCAGATGGATGCCACCCTTACGCTAGCGACTGCTCTGGCGAAGGCCAGGCTCAAGGAAACAGTTCACCGACAGCAACTGGAACTCCGGGCCGTCAGCAACGAGGCGACTACAGGCGAACTTGACGTGGTCCAACGAACAACGAGGAAGCCGTCCAGCAACTGGGAGGCTGGCGCCACAGCACAGCAACGCCAGTCGCTCCAGGGGAGGCCGCTGGGACAGCGGCGACCGCAAGGGTGCCAGTTCTGCGGACGTTCGAGCCACCCGAGAGCCCGGTGTCCTGCACGTTCAGCGCGGTGTGACCGCTGTGGAATGAAGGGACATTTCGCCGTGGTGTGTCACAAGAGAACGGAAAACAACCAGGAGGGCGTGTCTATGCTAGGAGGCGACGGACAAAACTTTTTTGTCGCGACACTCAACGGCTCAAATGCCAGATACGCGGAAGTGTCTATCAATGGTGTACGCGTATGTGCAAAAATTGATTCAGGAGCAGAAGTCACTGTTGTTCCGCCCGATTTCCCCGGTGTACCGCTTCGTATAGACAGTCACAAGCTGTGTTGAGAAGCGCTGCAAATCGGCGCCTCGAAGTGAATGGTTGTTTTTCAGCAGATATTGTTTGGAAAGGCAAAACAACGCGACAAACACTGTACGTTGTAGATTCACTGCAGTGTGTCCTGTTAGGGCTTCCCGCCATTGAAGCACTTGGTGTAGTCAAATTTATTGATTTGGTTGACGATAAACAGTACGAGCACATGTATCCGCAGCTCTTCTCTGGACTTGGCATGATGTCAGGCGAATACACCATTCGCATGAAAGAGGGCGCGGTCCccttcgcaattttcgcgccgcgGCGGGTACCCACCCCGTTAAAGAACGCCGTCAAACTAGAGTTGGCCAAAATGGTCAAAAACAAAGTCATTCGTAAGGTAGACGGCCCGACTACATGGTGTGCAGGAATGGTGCCAGTAGCAAACCAAGTGGGAAGTTCGAATCTG contains the following coding sequences:
- the LOC119443679 gene encoding uncharacterized protein LOC119443679; translated protein: MDYMSFDDYRYASGLNDRTEDAQVRTLLYTMGRQARKIFQTFGLTEEESRSYEKVKKKFDAHFVATKNIVYESANFHRRKQEPGESADNYVTALHELADRCEFAEFRDRMIRDRFVVGLEDAQLSETLQMDATLTLATALAKARLKETVHRQQLELRAVSNEATTGELDVVQRTTRKPSSNWEAGATAQQRQSLQGRPLGQRRPQGCQFCGRSSHPRARCPARSARCDRCGMKGHFAVVCHKRTENNQEGVSMLGGDGQNFFVATLNGSNARYAEVSINGVRVCAKIDSGAEVTVVPPDFPGVPLRIDSHKLC